Proteins encoded within one genomic window of Komagataella phaffii GS115 chromosome 3, complete sequence:
- a CDS encoding Dihydroxyacetone kinase, required for detoxification of dihydroxyacetone (DHA) translates to MSSKHWDYKKDLVLSHLAGLCQSNPHVRLIESERVVISAENQEDKITLISGGGSGHEPLHAGFVTKDGLLDAAVAGFIFASPSTKQIFSAIKAKPSKKGTLIIVKNYTGDILHFGLAAEKAKAEGLNAELLIVQDDVSVGKAKNGLVGRRGLAGTSLVHKILGAKAYLQKDNLELHQLVTFGEKVVANLVTIGASLDHVTIPARANKQEEDDSDDEHGYEVLKHDEFEIGMGIHNEPGIKKSSPIPTVDELVAELLEYLLSTTDKDRNYVQFDKNDEVVLLINNLGGTSVLELYAIQNIVVDQLASKYSIKPVRIFTGTFTTSLDGPGFSITLLNATKTGDKDILKFLDHKTSAPGWNSNISDWSGRVDNFIVAAPEIDEGDSSSKVSVDAKLYADLLESGVKKVISKEPKITLYDTVAGDGDCGETLANGSNAILKALAEGKLDLKDGVKSLVQITDIVETAMGGTSGGLYSIFISALAKSLKEKELSEGAYTLTLETISGSLQAALQSLFKYTRARTGDRTLIDALEPFVKEFAKSKDLKLANKAAHDGAEATRKLEAKFGRASYVAEEEFKQFESEGGLPDPGAIGLAALISGITDAYFKSETKL, encoded by the coding sequence ATGTCTAGTAAACATTGGGATTACAAGAAAGATCTGGTACTCAGCCATCTGGCTGGATTATGTCAGTCCAACCCCCATGTAAGGCTAATTGAGTCCGAAAGAGTCGTCATCTCCGCCGAGAACCAGGAGGACAAGATTACCTTGATCTCTGGTGGAGGTTCAGGACACGAGCCTCTACATGCTGGCTTTGTCACCAAGGACGGTCTTTTGGATGCCGCTGTGGCCGGGTTCATCTTTGCCTCGCCATCTACTAAACAGATATTTAGCGCAATCAAAGCCAAACCTTCGAAGAAGGGAACTTTGATCATCGTCAAGAACTATACAGGAGACATTCTTCACTTCGGTCTTGCCGCCGAAAAGGCCAAGGCCGAAGGTCTCAACGCAGAACTGCTGATTGTTCAGGACGATGTCTCTGTTGGTAAAGCCAAGAATGGCCTGGTAGGGCGTAGAGGTTTGGCTGGAACTTCTTTAGTGCACAAGATTTTGGGTGCCAAAGCTTATTTACAAAAGGACAACCTGGAATTGCATCAGCTGGTCACTTTCGGTGAGAAGGTCGTTGCCAACCTGGTTACAATTGGTGCTTCCTTGGACCATGTCACCATTCCAGCCAGAGCAAACAAACAGgaggaagatgattcaGATGACGAGCACGGCTACGAAGTGCTAAAGCAcgatgaatttgaaatcGGAATGGGTATTCACAACGAACCAGGTATCAAGAAGTCGTCGCCAATTCCAACAGTAGACGAATTGGTGGCTGAGCTACTGGAGTACCTTCTTTCGACTACCGATAAGGACCGAAATTACGTCCAATTTGACAAGAATGATGAAGTTGTGCTACTGATCAATAACTTGGGAGGAACCTCAGTGTTGGAATTGTACGCTATTCAGAACATTGTTGTCGACCAACTGGCCTCCAAATATTCCATTAAACCAGTCCGCATTTTCACTGGCACTTTCACCACATCACTGGATGGGCCCGGTTTTTCTATCACTTTATTGAATGCTACCAAGACAGGAGATAAAGATATCCTAAAGTTTTTAGACCACAAGACTAGTGCCCCTGGCTGGAACTCCAACATATCAGACTGGTCTGGCAGGGTTGACAATTTTATTGTGGCTGCCCCAGAAATAGACGAAGGAGACAGTTCATCTAAGGTATCTGTTGATGCTAAGCTGTATGCTGACCTTCTGGAGTCTGGTGTGAAGAAGGTCATTTCAAAAGAGCCAAAGATCACATTGTATGACACTGTTGCAGGAGATGGTGATTGTGGTGAAACGTTGGCGAATGGTTCCAATGCCATTTTAAAGGCTCTGGCTGAAGGAAAGCTTGATCTCAAAGACGGTGTTAAATCACTGGTGCAAATTACAGACATCGTGGAAACTGCCATGGGTGGAACATCTGGAGGTCTGTACTCCATTTTCATCAGCGCTTTAGCAaagtctttgaaagagaaggaacTTTCCGAGGGTGCCTACACACTGACCCTTGAAACGATCTCTGGATCCTTACAGGCAGCACTTCAGTCTCTATTCAAATACACAAGAGCACGTACTGGAGACAGAACTCTTATTGACGCTTTGGAGCCATTTGTAAAGGAATTCGCCAAGTCTAAGGATCTGAAACTTGCAAACAAAGCTGCCCATGATGGTGCTGAAGCCACAAGAAAGCTCGAAGCCAAGTTTGGAAGAGCATCTTATGTTGCCgaagaagagttcaaaCAATTCGAAAGTGAAGGTGGACTACCTGATCCTGGTGCTATTGGTCTTGCCGCTTTGATTTCAGGAATTACTGATGCATACTTCAAATCTGAAACCAAGTTGTAG
- a CDS encoding Lyso-phosphatidylcholine acyltransferase, translating into MSFPAVLERGDDFLSEYPRRSKAWAFISHAACVLVVGGSKLVLNIAYRPEVTGLEKLDAALERSKRENRGIITVMNHMSVVDDPFLWGCLPWKYFRDVDVIRWGLAASNVCFKGTFLSYFFSAGKILSTERFGRGPFQPSLDATVRLLSPDDTMDPGFMFVPSPKASLLHWIKSPLTQKIKEIDSKPYHPPVMRHCPSWIHVFPEGFVCQLQPPHSNSMRYFRWGASRLVLEPTVPPIVVPIFSTGFEMIQPESGAENIFERYLPQNYGQEIKVVIGDPVDDKVIEDFRKEWKNLCEKEYDRNNPRDLSHELKFGKQAKDLRSRVAAELRQNVLNIRNQLGFNPEDPRLKDPKFWKRYTNSKGLSDPDIKFIGKNWAVKEYQAKVKSYDEFGNEIKDDQR; encoded by the coding sequence ATGTCTTTTCCTGCTGTGCTGGAAAGAGGAGATGATTTCCTTTCAGAGTACCCAAGAAGATCCAAAGCTTGGGCTTTCATCTCACACGCAGCTTGTGTCCTCGTTGTGGGTGGTAGTAAGCTCGTCTTGAACATTGCCTACCGTCCAGAAGTTACAGGCCTGGAAAAGTTAGACGCTGCTCTGGAGAGATCTAAGAGGGAAAATAGAGGTATAATCACCGTCATGAACCACATGTCTGTTGTTGATGACCCATTTCTTTGGGGCTGCCTTCCTTGGAAATATTTCAGAGATGTCGATGTTATTCGATGGGGTTTAGCTGCGTCCAATGTGTGTTTTAAAGGAACGTTTTTGAGTTATTTCTTTTCGGCAGGTAAGATTCTCTCCACGGAAAGGTTCGGCAGAGGTCCATTTCAGCCTTCATTGGATGCTACCGTCAGATTACTAAGCCCTGACGATACGATGGACCCAGGGTTTATGTTTGTTCCCTCCCCAAAAGCAAGCTTATTGCACTGGATAAAAAGTCCACTTACTCAGAAAATAAAAGAGATTGACTCCAAGCCTTATCACCCACCTGTGATGAGACACTGTCCTTCTTGGATTCATGTTTTTCCAGAAGGATTTGTATGCCAATTACAACCACCGCATTCAAACTCAATGAGATACTTCAGATGGGGAGCCTCTCGTTTAGTGTTGGAGCCGACTGTGCCTCCCATAGTAGTTCctattttttcaactggTTTTGAAATGATTCAACCAGAGTCTGGAGCTGagaatatctttgaaagatatctTCCCCAGAACTACGGCCAAGAGATAAAGGTTGTCATTGGAGACCCGGTAGACGATAAAGTGATTGAAGATTTTAGAAAGGAATGGAAAAATCTGTGTGAGAAGGAATATGATAGAAATAACCCTAGGGACCTTTCGCATGAGTTGAAGTTTGGTAAGCAGGCGAAGGACCTACGGAGCAGAGTTGCTGCGGAACTGCGACAGAATGTCTTGAATATTCGTAACCAGCTGGGGTTCAATCCGGAAGACCCAAGATTGAAGGATcccaagttttggaaaagataCACCAACTCTAAAGGTTTGAGTGATCCCGATATCAAGTTTATCGGAAAGAACTGGGCTGTGAAGGAGTACCAGGCAAAGGTAAAAAGTTACGATGAGTTCGGAAATGAAATAAAAGAtgatcaaagatga
- a CDS encoding Nuclear 5' to 3' single-stranded RNA exonuclease, involved in RNA metabolism, giving the protein MGVPALFRWLSRKYPKIISPVIQDEDVDIDGESRPTRYEDPNPNGELDNLYLDMNGIVHPCSHPEHKPVPETEDEMMLDVFAYTENVIMMARPRKVIYIAVDGVAPRAKMNQQRSRRFRSAQDAKDANEKKAAELKEMEKKGEIIDDAIKNKKTWDSNAITPGTPFMHRLADSLRYWAAYKLTTDPGWSGIEVIISDASVPGEGEHKIMSYVRSLRSSPKHDPNTTHCIYGLDADLIFLGLATHEPHFKILREDVFAQDKKSYSLQDQLRMTDIERQELKDKKTPFLWLHLNILREYLQIELNVPGLSFPFDLEKSIDDWVFICFFCGNDFLPHLPSLDVRDNSITTLVTIWKQILPTMKGYLTTDGYLNLPAVERLLAELAKKEDYIFRKRYEDEKRSLENQKRRKLAQEQSSARSQNAPNISTGKDKAPLTPNQNIPLYTTSGESVGIKMTDSEMVNNSALITKANEANKSIAELLKQNLQNEINKKRKISNEEQEVVKESVEEVVEEEDDVLVTSDPEDSSTEILIPKNEEIRLWEPGYRKRYYETKFHTKDPQKVKKIARNMVQKYIEGVSWVLLYYYQGCPSWNWYYPYHYAPFAADFVNLSELKIEFVEGTPFRPYEQLMSVLPAASSHNLPDVFRSLMSDANSEIIDFYPEEFPLDMNGKKVIWQAIPLLPFIDENRLLKAVQSKYDQLTEDEKFRNTNRSEILVLGRSHSHYPTLVKELYEEGKDSYEFQVDSSGVSGVAIKLQSFDRSGVLRLPVKQLEGYRHYPDISNRDFLMVEFKQLPKSHAKSMILSGLIPHLRRLTQEDKDSILYGGTNFYGRNRFSPEENADFKQYIGPHGKSQYLPRQGGYKAFIQIHSDEAKGHRHGIYHGGSHTETEFRRGGGYHQHGNRGGRGGYQGNQGYQANSGGYQNSYQGSYQGGYRGGYQGGSQGRYQAGYQSGYQGGYQGEYKNGYQGGYQGNQGNQGYNRQTYNASKSGTLPMKRRHN; this is encoded by the coding sequence ATGGGTGTTCCAGCATTGTTCAGATGGTTGTCTAGAAAGTACCCGAAGATCATCTCGCCTGTGATACAAGACGAAGATGTGGATATTGATGGCGAATCCCGTCCCACTAGGTACGAGGACCCCAATCCCAACGGAGAGCTAGACAATCTCTACCTAGATATGAATGGTATCGTGCACCCGTGTTCGCATCCAGAACACAAACCAGTCCCAGAGACTGAGGACGAGATGATGCTGGATGTTTTTGCCTACACAGAGAATGTGATCATGATGGCTAGGCCGAGAAAGGTGATCTACATCGCCGTTGATGGTGTTGCTCCCAGGGCCAAGATGAACCAGCAACGTTCCAGAAGGTTCAGGTCTGCACAGGATGCTAAAGATGCTAATGAAAAAAAGGCGGCAGAGCTAAAGGagatggaaaagaaaggtgaaatcattgatgacgccatcaagaacaaaaagacATGGGATTCCAACGCAATTACACCAGGTACACCCTTTATGCATCGATTGGCCGACTCTTTACGCTACTGGGCGGCCTATAAGCTGACTACTGATCCAGGGTGGAGTGGAATTGAGGTCATCATTAGCGATGCCTCTGTACCCGGTGAGGGTGAACACAAGATTATGTCCTATGTAAGATCACTACGCTCTTCTCCCAAACACGATCCAAATACCACCCACTGTATCTATGGATTGGACGCAGACTTGATTTTCCTGGGCTTGGCTACTCATGAACCCCATTTTAAGATTTTGAGAGAGGACGTGTTTGCTCAAGACAAAAAGAGTTACTCCCTTCAAGATCAGCTACGTATGACTGACATTGAGAGACAAGAACTTAAAGATAAGAAAACACCTTTCTTATGGTTACATCTGAATATTTTGAGAGAATACCTGCAAATTGAGTTGAATGTGCCGGGACTTTCGTTTCCTTTTGACTTGGAAAAATCTATAGATGATTGGGTGTTTATCTGTTTCTTTTGTGGTAACGATTTTTTGCCGCATTTACCATCGTTGGATGTTAGAGACAACAGTATTACCACATTGGTAACAATCTGGAAGCAAATTTTGCCAACTATGAAAGGATACTTGACCACAGATGGGTATTTAAACTTGCCCGCTGTGGAGAGACTGTTGGCAGAACTGGCAAAGAAGGAGGATTATATTTTCAGAAAAAGGTATGAGGACGAAAAGAGATCACTAGagaaccaaaagagaagaaaacttgCTCAAGAGCAAAGTTCGGCTAGATCTCAAAATGCTCCCAATATTTCAACTGGAAAGGACAAAGCTCCGTTAACGCCTAATCAGAATATTCCACTTTATACCACTAGCGGAGAAAGCGTTGGAATTAAAATGACCGACTCTGAGATGGTTAACAACTCGGCATTAATTACTAAAGCAAATGAAGCCAATAAGAGCATCGCTGAATTATTGAAACAGAACCTGCAAAATGAGATTaataaaaagagaaaaattaGCAACGAAGAGCAAGAAGTAGTTAAAGAAtcagttgaagaagtcgttgaagaagaagacgatgTGCTTGTCACATCTGATCCTGAAGACTCGTCCACTGAGATTTTGATTCCCAAGAATGAAGAGATTAGATTATGGGAGCCAGGATATAGAAAGCGATATTACGAAACGAAGTTTCACACTAAGGACCCTCAGAAGGTTAAGAAAATTGCCAGGAATATGGTTCAAAAGTACATTGAAGGTGTATCATGGGTTCTTTTATACTATTATCAAGGCTGTCCATCTTGGAATTGGTACTATCCATACCATTACGCTCCTTTTGCAGCTGACTTTGTAAATTTATCTGAACTCAAGATTGAGTTCGTTGAGGGAACACCGTTCAGACCGTATGAGCAGCTGATGAGTGTTTTACCAGCCGCTTCAAGCCATAATCTACCGGATGTTTTTAGAAGCTTGATGTCTGATGCTAATTCGGAGATCATTGATTTTTATCCAGAGGAGTTTCCCTTGGACATGAATGGTAAGAAGGTAATTTGGCAAGCCATACCATTGCTGCctttcattgatgaaaacAGGCTGTTGAAAGCGGTACAATCAAAGTATGATCAACTTACCGAAGACGAAAAGTTTAGAAATACCAACAGGTCAGAAATTCTGGTTCTAGGAAGAAGCCATTCACATTATCCCACGTTAGTCAAGGAATTGTACGAAGAGGGAAAAGATAGTTACGAATTTCAAGTTGACAGTTCGGGAGTATCAGGAGTAGCAATTAAACTGCAGTCCTTTGATAGGTCTGGAGTTCTTCGCCTACCTGTCAAACAACTCGAAGGATATCGTCACTACCCTGACATTTCAAATAGAGATTTCCTGATGGTGGAATTCAAGCAATTACCTAAGTCACATGCAAAATCTATGATTCTGTCAGGTTTAATTCCTCATTTGCGGAGACTAACTCAAGAAGATAAAGACAGCATTTTGTATGGAGGAACCAATTTCTACGGCCGAAACAGATTCAGTCCTGAAGAGAACGCTGACTTCAAGCAATACATTGGCCCACATGGAAAGTCACAGTACTTACCAAGACAGGGAGGATATAAGGCTTTCATTCAAATCCACAGTGATGAGGCCAAGGGACATAGACATGGCATCTACCACGGAGGAAGTCATACTGAGACTGAGTTCCGAAGAGGCGGAGGATATCATCAACATGGAAACCGTGGAGGTAGAGGTGGATACCAAGGAAATCAGGGATATCAAGCTAATTCGGGTGGGTACCAGAATAGTTATCAAGGATCGTATCAAGGCGGATACCGTGGTGGGTATCAGGGAGGCTCCCAGGGTAGATATCAAGCTGGCTATCAGTCTGGCTACCAAGGCGGTTATCAGGGTGAATACAAAAATGGATACCAAGGAGGATACCAGGGCAATCAAGGTAACCAGGGCTATAATCGGCAAACTTACaatgcttcaaaatcaGGAACTTTGCCTATGAAAAGAAGGCACAACTAA
- a CDS encoding Phosphatidylinositol transfer protein (PITP) produces MLFKKEKKSATEDQPKGEIVEEPYEYPLKGLTPSGLEEPSEENFPKYQQVLDHFKNEDLKLPITEKYKEGDETRSLTTEEKAWLTKECILRYCRACNWNVTDTITRLENSISWRREFGISGGKFQTLKQQLVAPENETGKQLIFGFDRECRPCLFLFSGKQNTKPSFRQIQHLIFMLEMTIWFMPRGQDKLALCVDFKNYPELSAKSFPSVSVGKQVLHILQYHYPERLGRALFVNIPWYAWAFLKICYPFVDPYTKQKCAFDEPFAKFIPEEQLDFIHGGEVNFKYDHEKYWPEMLAIGEKKMKNYMKNFEKLGGTVGLSEYDLRSEDE; encoded by the coding sequence atgcttttcaaaaaggaaaagaaatctgCTACGGAGGATCAGCCCAAGGGAGAAATTGTGGAAGAACCATATGAATACCCTTTGAAAGGGCTGACTCCCTCAGGGTTGGAAGAACCCTCTGAggaaaactttccaaagtACCAACAGGTCTTGGATCACTTTAAAAATGAAGATCTCAAACTCCCTATTACAGAAAAATATAAAGAAGGGGATGAAACAAGAAGTCTAACCACGGAAGAAAAGGCGTGGCTTACTAAAGAATGCATACTCCGGTATTGTAGAGCTTGTAATTGGAACGTTACTGATACCATTACACGTCTGGAAAATTCgatttcttggagaaggGAATTCGGTATCTCTGGAGGGAAGTTCCAGACTTTGAAACAGCAGTTGGTAGCACCAGAAAATGAGACGGGGAAACAGCttatttttggttttgataGGGAGTGCAGACCATgtctcttcctcttctctGGTAAACAGAACACGAAACCAAGCTTCCGCCAAATTCAACATTTGATCTTCATGCTGGAAATGACCATTTGGTTTATGCCTAGAGGGCAGGATAAACTAGCTCTCTGCGTCGACTTTAAGAACTACCCTGAACTTTCAGCAAAATCTTTCCCCTCCGTATCTGTTGGAAAACAGGTCTTACACATTTTACAGTATCATTATCCTGAGAGATTGGGAAGAGCATTGTTCGTCAATATTCCATGGTATGCGTGGgctttcttgaaaatttgttATCCGTTTGTGGATCCATATACGAAGCAAAAATGTGCATTTGACGAACCATTTGCCAAGTTTATCCCTGAAGAGCAGTTGGATTTCATTCATGGTGGAGAAGTCAACTTCAAGTACGACCACGAGAAATACTGGCCTGAGATGCTGGCCATTGgggaaaagaaaatgaaaaattacatgaaaaactttgaaaaactgggAGGAACTGTTGGATTGAGTGAATACGATCTCAGGTCAGAAGATGAatga
- a CDS encoding Bifunctional enzyme: MNRTDFDLSIYLVTNAEMVPEGLSFLDQVRKAIDNGVTTIQLREKNIETRDFIERASQVHELTKAAGIPLIINDRVDVALAVDAEGVHVGQTDMPVPLVRKLVGEDKIIGVSTGKVEEARQAIKDGADYVGIGIVYDTKTKDHKKIPFGTLGIREILTVLLNEGGAGIKTCAIGGVNQTNVQKVLYQGSIPGKKLDGVAIVSCIMAQEDAAEATRVLVEKFHSHAPWLSDDHRADNDFFNNVTEKAKKVADTNPMIHHITNAVVKNFSANVTLAVGASPIMSESYQEFEEFARLPTTGLVLNTGTQSAENFVQMVIAAAKAYNATGNPIVFDPVGCGASEMRKHRTRLFLDAGYYTVIKGNVSEILTVAGEANQMRGVDTGDLSNLTEEAIVAAAKRAALNNRCIVVVTGAVDYIVDGILDGANYYESQPTQRVFKVQGGSSIMGDVTGTGCSLGSAIAAYITTFPATPLEATIAAVHHYKYVGAVAARRSTTPNGISDSGPRPGSFMSNFLDDLYGFRTQESKVGHKILLGPNPDKTFYTKLESSENGRYPAEVEEIFI; this comes from the coding sequence ATGAATCGAACTGACTTTGACCTTTCTATCTATCTTGTCACCAATGCGGAGATGGTCCCTGAGGGATTGTCTTTCTTGGACCAAGTCAGGAAGGCCATCGATAACGGTGTCACCACTATCCAATTGAGAGAAAAGAACATCGAGACCAGAGATTTTATCGAAAGAGCCAGCCAGGTCCACGAATTGACCAAAGCAGCAGGTATTCCTTTGATCATCAATGACAGAGTTGACGTAGCTCTTGCTGTGGATGCCGAGGGAGTCCATGTTGGTCAAACAGATATGCCAGTTCCTCTGGTTCGTAAACTGGTTGGGGAGGATAAGATCATAGGTGTATCTACCGGAAAAGTCGAGGAGGCCCGTCAAGCAATTAAGGATGGTGCTGACTACGTGGGGATTGGGATCGTATACGACACCAAGACCAAAGATCATAAGAAGATCCCCTTTGGCACTTTGGGTATTAGAGAGATTTTGACGGTGTTGCTCAACGAAGGTGGCGCTGGTATCAAGACTTGTGCCATTGGAGGAGTGAACCAGACGAACGTGCAAAAGGTTTTGTATCAAGGCTCTATACCTGGCAAAAAACTGGACGGTGTTGCTATTGTTTCCTGTATCATGGCTCAAGAAGATGCCGCAGAAGCTACCAGAGTCCTAGTGGAGAAATTCCACAGCCACGCTCCGTGGTTGAGCGATGATCACAGAGCTGACAatgatttcttcaacaatgtgacagagaaagcaaagaaGGTTGCTGACACTAATCCAATGATTCATCATATCACCAATGCGGttgtgaaaaatttcagtgCCAATGTGACTTTGGCAGTAGGAGCGTCTCCCATTATGTCAGAATCTTAtcaagagtttgaagagtttgcTAGACTTCCAACCACCGGGCTGGTGCTCAACACTGGAACCCAGAGTGCTGAAAACTTTGTACAGATGGTCATAGCTGCTGCAAAAGCCTACAACGCTACGGGAAACCCCATTGTATTTGATCCTGTGGGATGCGGAGCTTCTGAAATGCGTAAGCACAGAACCAGACTGTTTTTGGATGCAGGGTATTACACAGTTATCAAGGGAAACGTTTCAGAGATTCTCACAGTTGCTGGTGAAGCGAACCAGATGAGAGGAGTTGACACAGGAGACCTCAGTAACTTGACAGAGGAGGCTATCGTGGCAGCAGCCAAGAGAGCTGCGCTAAACAACCGTTGCATTGTTGTGGTTACGGGTGCCGTCGATTATATTGTAGATGGAATCTTGGACGGGGCCAACTATTACGAGTCGCAGCCCACTCAAAGGGTTTTCAAGGTTCAAGGGGGAAGTTCCATCATGGGAGACGTCACAGGAACCGGATGTTCTCTGGGATCAGCCATTGCAGCTTACATCACTACATTCCCCGCAACTCCTTTGGAAGCTACGATTGCAGCTGTCCACCATTATAAATACGTTGGAGCTGTGGCTGCACGTCGTTCCACTACGCCAAACGGAATCAGCGATTCTGGTCCCAGACCGGGATCATTCATGAGCAACTTTTTGGACGATCTGTACGGGTTTAGGACCCAAGAGTCCAAAGTTGGACATAAGATCCTGCTTGGACCCAACCCTGATAAGACGTTCTACACGAAACTCGAGTCTTCCGAGAATGGCCGCTATCCAGctgaagttgaagagatcTTTATTTAG
- a CDS encoding GTPase-activating protein for Gpa1p, regulates desensitization to alpha factor pheromone produces the protein MTMANEQSIGFNSKEIKYFFSLLILSLQLEAGDPSESGLFGIFKLQLHNNLYCFKASHAIVKLNGLSLNIKSVYKNLCISCSMDLDSCLALLNMFLRARLIHCPRERTLISLDEKHLNTLLQPTPKGLDIMFMFCIKLGITIDQMPSVLRSPLNSMQLFYFERNSTTNRLLVSKSLIRLIFIKLMGPEPNIWDPMTTLEPSVSYEDKLRRAKLLLGNRPLDTTLGDNKVSGKSGKKSNKPGIELQANSWDDFEYMFENTKSKESQTHHSPLAHRFFNNPNSDSNSQYYVSSKGIRLFKNHKVVYSGHKKLVEYCFLGKTMVQWLIDCTDILFKEEAQSICEYFIQEGLIQHVNILFGSVSSYNRDYSKFHMDIDDLYILTSEGYRILDWCFQEPIEPNIPLVDIQKVLNDPAFFYLLKVHLTEELCLEILMVYIEIEGVLEKLQRLSQTQDQPTSHKSVNQCSAMILNIYLKYLAPDAVHNINIDHATRNRVTQLIHELIRNHTTESFKYVTNTNVLINSVEISLKEIKNKMSQNLTEVPRYEDENEYEVEGLDQNDSSLVLDQVREVFNEIKGKMYTLMQKDVLIKLVNSAQFRKRYCQIAT, from the coding sequence ATGACAATGGCAAATGAACAGTCTATCGGGTTCAATTCTAAAGAGATCAAGTATTTCTTTAGCCTGTTGATCTTGTCTCTCCAATTGGAAGCTGGAGACCCAAGTGAATCGGGATTGTTTGGCATATTCAAACTCCAACTCCATAACAACCTCTATTGTTTCAAGGCATCTCATGCAATAGTCAAGTTGAATGGATTGTCTTTGAACATAAAGTCCGTTTATAAGAACCTCTGTATTTCATGTTCTATGGATTTGGACTCCTGTCTAGCACTGCTGAACATGTTCCTGAGAGCTAGGCTAATTCATTgtccaagagaaagaacaCTGATTTCCCTGGACGAAAAACACCTAAATACCCTTTTACAACCTACTCCAAAAGGTTTGGATATCATGTTCATGTTCTGCATTAAGCTGGGAATCACCATAGACCAAATGCCCTCAGTGTTGAGATCTCCGCTCAATTCGATGCAATTGTTCTACTTTGAGAGGAATAGCACTACGAACCGGCTGCTGGTGTCCAAGAGTCTCATTAGGCTGATCTTCATAAAGCTGATGGGTCCAGAACCCAACATCTGGGATCCTATGACTACACTAGAACCGTCCGTCTCCTACGAAGATAAACTGAGAAGGGCAAAACTGCTGCTGGGAAATCGCCCTTTAGATACGACATTGGGCGATAACAAAGTCTCTGGTAAATCAGGAAAAAAGTCTAATAAGCCTGGCATTGAGTTGCAAGCAAATTCTTGGGATGATTTTGAATACATGTTTGAAAATACAAAGTCCAAAGAGAGCCAGACGCATCACTCTCCTTTAGCACATCGATTTTTCAATAACCCAAACAGTGATTCCAACTCTCAATATTACGTTTCATCAAAAGGAATCagacttttcaagaaccaTAAAGTCGTATATTCAGGCCACAAAAAATTGGTTGAATATTGTTTTCTAGGAAAAACTATGGTTCAATGGCTGATAGATTGTACTGACATTCTATTCAAGGAAGAAGCCCAATCGATTTGTGAATATTTCATACAGGAAGGGCTTATCCAGCATGTCAATATCCTGTTTGGGTCGGTCTCTAGTTATAACAGAGACTATTCCAAATTTCATATGGATATTGACGACTTGTACATTTTAACCTCTGAAGGTTATAGAATCTTGGACTGGTGCTTTCAGGAGCCTATAGAACCAAATATCCCCCTCGTTGAcattcaaaaagttttAAACGACCCAGCGTTTTTTTACCTGCTCAAGGTCCATCTTACCGAAGAACTGTGCCTAGAAATCCTAATGGTTTacattgaaattgaagggGTCTTGGAGAAACTGCAACGGCTCTCACAGACCCAAGATCAACCGACATCACATAAATCGGTCAATCAATGTTCGGCCATGATATTGAATATCTACTTGAAGTATCTAGCACCTGACGCAGTTCACAACATCAATATTGATCATGCTACTAGGAATAGAGTGACGCAACTCATACATGAGCTGATCCGCAATCACACCACAGAAAGTTTCAAATATGTAACCAATACCAACGTTCTAATCAATTCAGTTGAGATCTCcctcaaagaaatcaaaaacaagatgaGCCAAAACTTGACCGAAGTACCCAGATATGAAGACGAGAACGAATACGAAGTGGAGGGACTGGACCAAAACGATAGCTCTTTGGTTCTGGATCAAGTAAGAGAAGTTTTTAACGAAATCAAGGGCAAAATGTACACCTTGATGCAAAAGGATGTACTAATTAAATTGGTAAACTCAGCCCAGTTTCGAAAGAGATACTGCCAAATAGCGACATGA